A single window of Microplitis demolitor isolate Queensland-Clemson2020A chromosome 7, iyMicDemo2.1a, whole genome shotgun sequence DNA harbors:
- the LOC103576841 gene encoding uncharacterized protein LOC103576841, with the protein MNLPSDDVFGFTQQTAMILEGFNAGHLIPEFKKRNISTSVLSELTKDDFITLGASEELADNIVEEIGPKLRKSKAPLTDLFDDPSNQLEKITEIIKNSHQQLGFLQAFMNYNRVKLSKESDDFVIDLNKNTRASQALCLVTKCAIDQINNLQLDLHQLLTSMKGADTTKTQSRKYKFISGIGLSICLIGSSIFVINILKKST; encoded by the exons atgaatttaccaAGCGACGATGTTTTTGGCTTTACTCAGCAAACGGCGATGATACTTGAGGGTTTTAATGCCGGTCACTTGATACCAGAGTTCAAAAAACGTAATATATCAACATCCGTATTGTCTGAATTAACAAAAGATGATTTTATCACTCTGGGAGCTAGTGAAGAACTTGCTGataatattgttgaagaaATAGGTCCTAAATTACGTAAATCTAAGGCTCCACTTACTGATTTGTTTGACGATCCATCAAACca attagaaaaaataactgaaataattaaaaattcccatCAACAACTAGGATTTTTACAAGCATTCATGAATTACAACCGCGTCAAATTGTCTAAAGAATCTGATGATTTTGTTATTGACCTGAACAAAAACACACGAGCTAGCCAGGCACTTTGTTTGGTAACTAAATGTGCTATTGaccaaattaataatcttcAATTAGATCTACATCAATTATTAACATCAATGAAagga GCCGATACAACTAAAACCCAATCAcgtaaatacaaatttatcaGTGGAATTGGTTTATCCATCTGTTTAATTGGGTCTTCAATATTTGTGATTAATATTCTTAAGAAATCtacgtaa
- the LOC103576919 gene encoding intraflagellar transport protein 81 homolog, with amino-acid sequence MGEDLKQIITELNKLLNKNFSLISFKALSSVDLLQLLSDLLSKITETPKINIIEENVEQSTIRILSILKILKYQTNKDFSLFRQRLMKGDQDTIYSILQWLITNIDIACKRAYLSRFLIKIEVPAEYLQESETSALYERYLELVEEFKIVHKEREAGIKGNEAAAELKSDLRAMEKERQVLVDRIEKIKSKTTSQAHLLKIAQELRIEKDRDHELILQRMQENKAIESLQLSLQKAEQKLETLKKIDVELTPQSLQQRLQEEVMILTAIYNEKMAKELSALKLHVNALNNVTKTPYIGPDDIIKLRQQLDVLIREIKTLAENKVTENGSDKITPFRQQAAAIAGIKRNTLDKLEKNENDLAELSIKLENKRAKTKHLTEDSIPKGEDLKRYVARLKTKSGIYKRCRAELAELRAEGGILSRTNIILESKLTDSKTIDTINMMNYEYNIPDNFNESNARDINLQLTRNLLTLKSKLSSLLNDLKPLRQKNYDVEDKYERAKRSYDSIASSTQNAISNLMNDVEITRKLIENNTQEIKELEGKILKMKKIQKNIQNEFYSNPGNEKSLQEKLSESIIAEEKKYKLLKEKENTLKELVKQSVSQTHQWTNLIAIFKSKIDNYAENKRRDGIVLRKDGTETLILE; translated from the exons ATGGGGGAAGATTTAAAACAAATCATcactgaattaaataaattattgaataaaaatttctctttgaTATCTTTCAAGGCGCTTAGTTCTGTAGATTTATTGcag TTACTGAGTGATTTGTTGTCAAAAATAACAGAGACaccgaaaataaatataatcgaaGAAAATGTCGAGCAGTCAACGATCCGTATTCTGTCGATACTTAAAATACTCAAGTATCAAACAAATAAAGACTTTTCATTATTTAg ACAAAGATTAATGAAAGGAGATCAAGATACAATTTACTCTATTTTGCAATGGCTTATTACCAATATCGATATCGCATGTAAACGCGCATATTTATCAcgatttttgataaaa attgaAGTACCAGCAGAATATTTACAAGAATCCGAAACATCTGCGTTATATGAAAGATATTTAGAACTTgttgaagaatttaaaatagtacatAAAGAACGCGAAGCCGGAATaaag gGCAATGAAGCTGCAGCTGAACTCAAATCAGATTTACGCGCCATGGAAAAAGAACGTCAAGTACTCGTCgatagaattgaaaaaataaaatctaaaacaACATCACAAgctcatttattaaaaatcgctCAAGAATTACGGATTGAAAAAGACAGAGATCATGAATTAATACTGCAACGAATGCAAGAAAATAAAGCTATCGAATCACTGCAG TTATCATTACAAAAAGCTGAACAAAAGCtagaaactttaaaaaaaatcgatgtgGAATTAACTCCACAATCACTACAACAGAGATTACAAGAAGAAGTCATGATACTAACGGCGATTTATAATGAGAAAATGGCTAAAGAATTGTCAGCATTGAAGTTGCATGTCAATGCATTGAATAATGTAACAAAGACACCATACATTGGACCGGAtgacataataaaattacgtcAACAGCTTGATGTATTGATACGGGAAATTAAAACACTTGCGGAAAATAAAGTAACTGAAAATGGAAGTGACAAAATAACTCCGTTCAGACAACAAGCGGCAGCAATTGCTGGTATTAAGCGAAATACTCTTgataaattggaaaaaaatgaaaatgatttggctgaattaagtattaaattagaaaataaacgcGCAAAAACGAAACATTTAACTGAAGATTCGATACCAAAAGGTGAAGATTTGAAACGTTATGTCGCGCGTTTGAAAACTAAAAGCGGAATTTATAAACGATGTAGAGCTGAACTGGCTGAATTAAGAGCAGAAGGTGGTATTTTGAGCAGGACAAATATTATCCTAGAATCAAAATTAACTGACAGTAAAACAATTGATACAATTAATATGATGAACTATGAGTACAATATAccagataattttaatgaaagtaATGCTAGAGATATTAATTTGCAATTGACtcgtaatttattaacattgaAATCTAAATTGTCATCGCTATTAAATG ATTTAAAGCCAttgcgacaaaaaaattatgacgtTGAGGATAAATATGAACGCGCGAAACGCAGCTATGATTCAATTGCATCGAGTACACAGAATGCGATATCTAATTTGATGAACGACGTTGAAATTACAAGAAAACTTATTGAAAAT aatacTCAAGAAATTAAGGAGCTGGaaggaaaaatattgaaaatgaaaaaaatacaaaaaaatattcaaaatgaa ttTTATTCAAACCCTGGCAATGAAAAATCACTTCAAGAGAAACTGAGCGAGTCGATAATTgccgaagaaaaaaaatataaattgttaaaagagaaagaaaatactttaaaaGAGTTAGTTAAGCAGAGCGTAAGTCAAACTCATCAATGGACAAATCTTATTGC aatttttaaatctaaaattgataattatgcTGAAAATAAACGACGTGACGGCATTGTCCTGCGTAAAGATGGAACTGAAACATTAATTTTggaataa
- the LOC103576843 gene encoding solute carrier family 66 member 2 isoform X1, with protein sequence MSDSVDIGMSDIASWIASGAIIFGGIIPYIPQYREIKKNEDAEGFSLYVCLALLIANTLRILFWFGKHFELPLLFQSILMNITMLFMIKLCVSINTKNQIIKLKDRVFTDLDIKYFWKWTDFQSYLDFVLLFAAVGGVIMYIFVDYPIFVETVGLLAVLTEAMLGVPQFLRNLDNKSTEGMSIVMVTMWTVGDTFKTCYFLHREAPVQFSICGALQVIVDLGILLQVYIYRNNPPIRPVLRTD encoded by the exons atgTCAGATTCAGTAGATATTGGAATGAGTGACATTGCGAGTTGGATTGCATCTGGTGCTATAATATTTGGCGGAATAATTCCTTACATTCCACAATAcagggaaattaaaaaaaatgaagatgcTGAAGGATTTTCATTGTACGTTTGTCTAGCTCTTTTAATTGCTAATACATTGAGGATATtattttg gttTGGAAAACACTTTGAGTTACCTCTTTTGTTTCAAAGTATTCTAATGAACATAACAatgttatttatgattaaattatgCGTCAGCATTAATAccaaaaatcaaataataaaattaaaagatcgAGTATTCACAg aTTTGGACATTAAATACTTTTGGAAATGGACAGACTTCCAGTCTTATTTGGACTTTGTATTGCTATTCGCCGCTGTCGGAGGAgttataatgtatatatttgtcgATTACCCGATATTCGTTGAGACAGTCGGCCTATTAGCAGTTTTAACTGAAGCAATGCTTGGGGTGCCGCAGTTTTTACGCAATCTTGATAACAAATCAACCGAGGGAATGAG cATAGTAATGGTGACCATGTGGACTGTGGGTGATACATTCAAAACATGTTACTTCCTTCATCGCGAAGCTCCAGTACAATTTAGTATATGCGGAGCACTTCAAGTAATTGTTGATCTAGGAATACTTTTACAAGTATACATCTACAGAAATAACCCACCTATAAGACCAGTGCTACGAACAGACTGA
- the LOC103576843 gene encoding solute carrier family 66 member 2 isoform X2, whose product MSDIASWIASGAIIFGGIIPYIPQYREIKKNEDAEGFSLYVCLALLIANTLRILFWFGKHFELPLLFQSILMNITMLFMIKLCVSINTKNQIIKLKDRVFTDLDIKYFWKWTDFQSYLDFVLLFAAVGGVIMYIFVDYPIFVETVGLLAVLTEAMLGVPQFLRNLDNKSTEGMSIVMVTMWTVGDTFKTCYFLHREAPVQFSICGALQVIVDLGILLQVYIYRNNPPIRPVLRTD is encoded by the exons ATGAGTGACATTGCGAGTTGGATTGCATCTGGTGCTATAATATTTGGCGGAATAATTCCTTACATTCCACAATAcagggaaattaaaaaaaatgaagatgcTGAAGGATTTTCATTGTACGTTTGTCTAGCTCTTTTAATTGCTAATACATTGAGGATATtattttg gttTGGAAAACACTTTGAGTTACCTCTTTTGTTTCAAAGTATTCTAATGAACATAACAatgttatttatgattaaattatgCGTCAGCATTAATAccaaaaatcaaataataaaattaaaagatcgAGTATTCACAg aTTTGGACATTAAATACTTTTGGAAATGGACAGACTTCCAGTCTTATTTGGACTTTGTATTGCTATTCGCCGCTGTCGGAGGAgttataatgtatatatttgtcgATTACCCGATATTCGTTGAGACAGTCGGCCTATTAGCAGTTTTAACTGAAGCAATGCTTGGGGTGCCGCAGTTTTTACGCAATCTTGATAACAAATCAACCGAGGGAATGAG cATAGTAATGGTGACCATGTGGACTGTGGGTGATACATTCAAAACATGTTACTTCCTTCATCGCGAAGCTCCAGTACAATTTAGTATATGCGGAGCACTTCAAGTAATTGTTGATCTAGGAATACTTTTACAAGTATACATCTACAGAAATAACCCACCTATAAGACCAGTGCTACGAACAGACTGA
- the LOC103576843 gene encoding solute carrier family 66 member 2 isoform X3 produces the protein MSDSVDIGMSDIASWIASGAIIFGGIIPYIPQYREIKKNEDAEGFSLYVCLALLIANTLRILFWFGKHFELPLLFQSILMNITMLFMIKLCVSINTKNQIIKLKDRVFTDFQSYLDFVLLFAAVGGVIMYIFVDYPIFVETVGLLAVLTEAMLGVPQFLRNLDNKSTEGMSIVMVTMWTVGDTFKTCYFLHREAPVQFSICGALQVIVDLGILLQVYIYRNNPPIRPVLRTD, from the exons atgTCAGATTCAGTAGATATTGGAATGAGTGACATTGCGAGTTGGATTGCATCTGGTGCTATAATATTTGGCGGAATAATTCCTTACATTCCACAATAcagggaaattaaaaaaaatgaagatgcTGAAGGATTTTCATTGTACGTTTGTCTAGCTCTTTTAATTGCTAATACATTGAGGATATtattttg gttTGGAAAACACTTTGAGTTACCTCTTTTGTTTCAAAGTATTCTAATGAACATAACAatgttatttatgattaaattatgCGTCAGCATTAATAccaaaaatcaaataataaaattaaaagatcgAGTATTCACAg ACTTCCAGTCTTATTTGGACTTTGTATTGCTATTCGCCGCTGTCGGAGGAgttataatgtatatatttgtcgATTACCCGATATTCGTTGAGACAGTCGGCCTATTAGCAGTTTTAACTGAAGCAATGCTTGGGGTGCCGCAGTTTTTACGCAATCTTGATAACAAATCAACCGAGGGAATGAG cATAGTAATGGTGACCATGTGGACTGTGGGTGATACATTCAAAACATGTTACTTCCTTCATCGCGAAGCTCCAGTACAATTTAGTATATGCGGAGCACTTCAAGTAATTGTTGATCTAGGAATACTTTTACAAGTATACATCTACAGAAATAACCCACCTATAAGACCAGTGCTACGAACAGACTGA